The Branchiostoma lanceolatum isolate klBraLanc5 chromosome 12, klBraLanc5.hap2, whole genome shotgun sequence DNA segment GTATAAGGCTATGTATATATctttgtatgatagcgatagaatAATTATTTTTACTGATATGTTAGGTAAATTCCCTCACTTTAGATACTTGGATAGTGAAGAGAAATTTATCAtccttacagccttcgataaaccaactctaactaatcatacagcctcctaGTCCTATTCCTCTTCCAAGAAGCaagaggaagtcgaaagtactaTAGTATACTCGATGTTTATATAAACTTCTCAACATATAAAAGAaataagaactttattgcaagacaattgtaacgggtacaatgtatggcaatttgtagatacataacaatccactatttctaatatttaacaatttcaaagaactaatctacaacatgaataacaatgtgcattctaatggctaaaacagtgTACAATGTAATGGTGACGATGGtagtattctgtgtcaggaatgtaaaataaagtctcgtttttgcatagagttgtatataaattggcccACATACTTAGGTAGATATATTAACAGGgcaggacaatatcatattgaatatgtaTATGGTTGTTAACAGTTGACCTGTGCGTGCtaagcccagtggggcaaacatgtacaataaaggtcttcattattatcattatataatAGGCCACAGGTAAGACATTATTCGAGATTTAATGGCTAAAGGCAATTCCGGTCCCGGCTATGCATAAAGCTGTTGAAAGTCTGTGCTTGTGCGCACACATTAAATCGCCATCAAAAGTTCTGACAAAATGAAAGAAGTGTTCTTTGataaaaagtttattgcaagctcCTGCCCGACTGTGGTCGGCAGGTACCGGTCAGGTTCGGCGGACAGaaagcccggccgggcccgcaCCGATCACTGCCACGCGAAGTGACATTCTTAGTAAACACTCTTGTTCTGTGGCACCAATTAGTTTGCTTCCGGGTTTTACTTGAATATAAGATTCGAACTGCAGGCGGAACGCTATTTGGAGTATCAAGTATTGCGACCAAAAGTAGGTCCGACCAAAAAGTAACGTAAGAAAATCTGCATTTTGGTGGGTTTGGAGTTTAAAAGATGCCATTTTAAGAAAGTCAGCTGATGTAAAACGTTAAACAGATAATAAAGGTATTGGACCGGGAATGGATAGGTTACTTAATGTCGGCCGTCGAGCGAAGCTTCGGAGATTTACTGTCAATTATTTGAGTGGTGCGGTCGGGCGCTTTCAGTGCAACAGCGCCTCTAGCGGAAAGTGCATGACCAGGTGCAGATACTGTACCATAcaatactcttcaagcagaggttggtggggaaccAGGGGAAGATTGTTATCTTTTTATCctgtgccccgttttctgtaGGCTCTAGATAACAAtcttccccatcaacctctgcttggagaatacagttCTACTATGCAACATTATGACTGTAAGCACGCCGGGAGTGTTTTGGTTTGGCGTTCAATGATCTGTAAGTAATTCCTTACAGGAACTGTGCAATTATAGTGTTTTCCACTCACTGCCTCTCAACCGGTGGGGCAGCACACGTTTACTCTAAATTTCTAAACTGTTGATTTTCTGAAAACGTTTCGGGgattaagcccctatctcactggacccgcggcacgttggcgacctcgctgcgaccgagcgatttgacagagctctcaacgaatttcatcgatgaaaattagtcttttttacgctttgtgtgttttgttgtctttttagtagtatttgtacgttttgcatgatattctcatGATAAAGTAAAGGGTAACTCAAATCCAATTAAttacgcagcgaggtcgccaacgtgtcgcgggtccagtgagatgggaGCTTGGTTTATGAATATTAATATGACGAGAGTATTGTCCATTGACAGCCATGTTAGCTGGTGAAACCTGAAAGTTGCTTGGCAAATGTTTGATTGATAGTTTCTGTAATTCCAGTCGTCTGAGAAGATACCGTACACATGCAGCATCTACAATAATGGCTGATTGAAGTTATGTACCACCAAAAATAACACCCCTTTCAAGTTTATTACCATTGTTGACAGCATTAGCAAGCTGACTGTCCAACTGGCagtttttaaaaatatattCACGAATTACAACACACCATAAAGCAAGGTGGGGTATGCATATGAACgttatgattttattttattgagaCAGCTATATACAGTTGTGTAACATGACTGAAGGCGATTCCTACATATGtgtaaacttcattgtcattgttattgttattgcagTGTGAAGCTGAAGTAGACACCATCGAAAAGCTATCAAAAGTTCAGACAAGAATTCAGAAGTTTGGTTTACTTAGCAGTCTGCTGTTGTTTCTTCTCACTTAGATGTGGTACCCTCTCCCATGTCTCCGGCCCTGTTAGTTTATATTCTGCATTACGAAAGTGCTGAGGATCAGAAAACCGACGCGCGAAGGCGTCAAGGAACATTGACGTCTGGGCCTGTGGGAAAGGTTGGCGGGTCATCTTGGCTAAATCCGTCACATATGACATATACAGGGGGAATATAGCATGGGCCTTGCGTGGAGCTAGGCCTGCTTCTAGCCGTGTTTTAAAGTCTTGGTCAATGTCTTGATCCATGGCTGCCTTCGAGGGAAGACTAATGCTACCATCTAAGACCCCTAAAGCAAGCTTTACTTGCAGCTGGAACAAAGCGAACGTTAGGGCATGATGTGTGAGTCCTGCAAACGACATAGTAGGATAGGTTGTGTTAAGAACGTGCTTATACAGTGGGTAAGCTCTACCCTGGTGGAGAGTGATGTCACATTCAGGAGTCAGGAAGGGGAAGCTGAGACGATAACCTGTACAATAGACGATGTCGTCTGCGTGAAACTCTTGCCCGTCCTGAAACCTGACGGTGTTTGGACCCACAATGCTCTCTACTCTAGAGGCTTGAGTAGCGTTAGGAGGGAGGTTGTGTATTTTCATGATGGGTGGGTTAGAGTGGCTGATGACGACACGTTCGGCCACCTGAGCGAGCTCCACGCACAGGTCGATGCCTGACGTCGCGGCTCCCATGACGACGACGTTTCTCCCGCGGAACGGCTCTGGGACCCGGTAGTCATGGCTATGCAGTGTCCTGCCCTGGAACTGGTCTGTACCGGGGATGACTGGAGTGTACGGGACGGAATAGCGCCTGCATATAGGAGAGATGACAAAAAACTCGTTTGTCTAAGAAGGCCGCTACAAGCTGGGTGTTACTGACATTGGCGCTTCGAATCGGT contains these protein-coding regions:
- the LOC136445806 gene encoding uncharacterized protein, with protein sequence MSLRVAVIGAGPAGLCAARFLSAEPDRYLPTVYEQTSAVGGTWVYTDRTGTDQHGLPLRSNMYRNLRTNVPKEAMVFPDFPYDSRLPSFLPHKEVLRYLENYTEHFGLHKYIQSLNRVDAVKPVHVHDGVKWQITTSDVTAPDIPNTEQFDAVMVCNGGRYSVPYTPVIPGTDQFQGRTLHSHDYRVPEPFRGRNVVVMGAATSGIDLCVELAQVAERVVISHSNPPIMKIHNLPPNATQASRVESIVGPNTVRFQDGQEFHADDIVYCTGYRLSFPFLTPECDITLHQGRAYPLYKHVLNTTYPTMSFAGLTHHALTFALFQLQVKLALGVLDGSISLPSKAAMDQDIDQDFKTRLEAGLAPRKAHAIFPLYMSYVTDLAKMTRQPFPQAQTSMFLDAFARRFSDPQHFRNAEYKLTGPETWERVPHLSEKKQQQTAK